From the genome of Candidatus Paceibacterota bacterium:
TTCCGCTCTTCTTATCAACAATCATGACGTTTGAAGCGTGCATTGGAAAACTTTTCTCGACAGTCTGGCCTTTCTCACCTTCTTTTCGAGGTCGCTGATGTTTCTTGTGCTTGTTGATTCCTTCAACGATCAAAGTAGAAAGTTTTGGAAAAGCGCGAACAACCGTACCGGTCTTGCCCTTGTCC
Proteins encoded in this window:
- the rplX gene encoding 50S ribosomal protein L24 encodes the protein MMIKKGDNVIVMTGKDKGKTGTVVRAFPKLSTLIVEGINKHKKHQRPRKEGEKGQTVEKSFPMHASNVMIVDKKSGKGTRVGSKMVGEKKVRIARKSGQEI